One segment of Kitasatospora viridis DNA contains the following:
- a CDS encoding TetR/AcrR family transcriptional regulator, with protein MARTSMRMSAEERRESVVRAAMIEFAQRGYDGTSTQAIANRVGVSQPYLFRLFPNKRALFEAAVRRCTQDVKDALLGAVEGLADPEARAKAMGDAYVSLVADHSRLLLLQLQMYVSTAAARAEGDEEVGEAVRALWLDLWDSVRVAAGMTTEEVTGFFAYGMLINTLLAMGFPTGHRVWEGLWGAGKCGADDAAESPEVS; from the coding sequence ATGGCCAGGACCAGCATGCGGATGTCGGCGGAGGAGCGGCGCGAGAGCGTCGTCCGGGCCGCGATGATCGAGTTCGCCCAGCGCGGCTACGACGGCACCTCCACCCAGGCGATCGCGAACCGGGTCGGCGTCTCCCAGCCCTACCTGTTCCGGCTCTTCCCGAACAAGCGTGCCCTGTTCGAGGCGGCCGTGCGGCGCTGCACGCAGGACGTCAAGGACGCCCTGCTCGGCGCGGTGGAGGGGCTGGCGGACCCGGAGGCCCGGGCGAAGGCGATGGGCGACGCCTACGTCTCACTCGTCGCGGACCACAGCCGCCTGCTGCTGCTCCAGCTCCAGATGTACGTCTCCACCGCCGCGGCCCGGGCCGAGGGCGACGAGGAGGTCGGCGAGGCGGTGCGCGCGCTCTGGCTCGACCTGTGGGACTCGGTGCGGGTGGCGGCCGGCATGACCACCGAGGAGGTCACCGGGTTCTTCGCCTACGGCATGCTGATCAACACCCTGCTCGCCATGGGCTTCCCGACCGGGCACCGGGTCTGGGAGGGCCTCTGGGGTGCCGGGAAGTGCGGCGCAGACGACGCCGCCGAGTCGCCGGAGGTGTCGTAG